In Marivivens aquimaris, one genomic interval encodes:
- a CDS encoding HWE histidine kinase domain-containing protein, whose amino-acid sequence MNNNADFQVDLTNCDREPIHQLGRVQSYGALVAVSSDWIVQHTSSNVKDIFDIEPNDLLGKPLTELIVSDTFDRIRQNLSILANPSGVVRMFGVIVRGAHRLYDISLHQSGKHMVIEFEPKSGPRDLDVTSEVYPLINRLQHKVDMTDLAREAARCMRRLSGFDSVMVYQFQPDASGRVLAEDRADGERRYLGLNFPASDIPVQARALYKRSLLRLIADVNDEGSLIVPPQTFAGQPLDLSLAVTRSVSPIHIEYLKNMGVEASMSVSIMKNGELWGLFACHNHSPLYIDYERRTAIEMFAHLFSYELSRQEEHARAQVEIDSGRLQTMLIAHMADGRTLADSLLNVSEDIERVIPHDGIILYTDGKFFRAGATPTEEEFYSLARMLDTRIGTAVYATDHLVKMHPDAEDFVQRCAGILAIPISKRPRDYIILCRRPIEQTVQWAGDPNKPVETGPNGVRLTPRKSFDVWKENVAGRSAPWDLGSLHAAELLRTVLLEIFLKMTDAANEERRRAQEHQQLLISELNHRVRNILNLIRGLVSTSKNGANTLTEFTASLDGRIQSLARAHDQLTKEKWEPSSLKSLIRMEFEAYAMDKNVRVKIEGPDVMLAPTAYTTMALVLHEMATNSLKYGALCDQSGRIEIDLSIDRSGGLLIDWKEKNGPPVAPPTRRGFGSTIIERSIPHELRGDAEIHYRVTGVVANFRVPPSYINSIIEVENEVSTTDVASADKSGFNLGGTALVLEDALIIAMDAAAILESAGASKVVIASSVQQALEEIERHQIDFALLDVNLGSEQSVPVAELLYERGTPFVVATGYGETEEIQASYPPCKIVQKPFSSDSLMAAFKAAHNK is encoded by the coding sequence ATGAACAACAACGCGGACTTCCAAGTCGACCTCACCAACTGCGACCGCGAGCCGATCCACCAATTGGGTCGCGTTCAATCCTATGGTGCGCTGGTTGCTGTGTCGTCGGATTGGATCGTTCAGCACACGTCCTCGAACGTCAAAGACATCTTTGATATCGAGCCGAACGACCTGCTTGGCAAACCGCTGACCGAACTTATCGTTTCGGACACGTTCGACCGGATCCGCCAGAACCTGAGCATCCTCGCCAACCCGTCTGGCGTGGTACGTATGTTCGGCGTGATCGTACGCGGTGCACATAGACTTTATGACATTTCGCTTCACCAGAGCGGCAAGCACATGGTGATCGAATTCGAACCCAAGAGCGGCCCGCGCGATCTGGACGTGACCTCCGAGGTTTATCCGTTGATCAACCGCCTTCAGCATAAGGTGGATATGACCGACCTCGCCCGTGAAGCGGCTCGCTGTATGCGCCGCTTGTCGGGTTTTGACAGCGTGATGGTCTACCAATTCCAACCCGATGCCTCTGGCCGTGTGCTGGCGGAAGACCGCGCCGATGGTGAGCGCCGCTACCTCGGTCTGAACTTCCCCGCGTCGGACATTCCGGTCCAGGCCCGCGCGCTCTACAAACGTTCACTGCTCCGTCTGATCGCAGACGTGAACGACGAAGGCTCGCTCATCGTGCCGCCGCAGACCTTTGCTGGCCAGCCGCTGGACCTGTCACTTGCTGTGACCCGCTCGGTGTCGCCGATCCACATCGAATATCTCAAGAACATGGGCGTTGAGGCGTCGATGTCGGTGTCGATCATGAAAAATGGCGAGCTGTGGGGCCTCTTTGCCTGCCACAACCACTCGCCGCTTTATATCGACTACGAACGCCGCACCGCGATCGAGATGTTCGCCCATCTGTTCTCCTACGAACTCAGCCGTCAGGAAGAGCACGCCCGCGCTCAGGTCGAAATTGATTCCGGTCGTCTGCAGACCATGCTCATCGCGCATATGGCCGACGGTCGTACGCTCGCTGACAGCTTGCTGAACGTGTCCGAGGATATCGAGCGCGTCATCCCGCACGACGGCATCATCCTCTATACCGACGGCAAATTCTTCCGCGCCGGAGCGACCCCGACCGAGGAAGAGTTCTACAGTCTGGCACGCATGCTCGACACCCGTATCGGCACTGCGGTCTACGCGACCGATCATCTGGTAAAGATGCACCCCGACGCCGAGGATTTCGTTCAGCGCTGCGCCGGCATCCTCGCGATCCCGATTTCCAAGCGTCCGCGCGACTACATCATCCTCTGCCGTCGTCCGATCGAACAGACCGTCCAATGGGCGGGCGACCCGAATAAGCCCGTCGAGACCGGCCCGAATGGCGTGCGCCTCACCCCGCGCAAGAGCTTCGACGTCTGGAAAGAAAACGTCGCCGGACGAAGCGCGCCGTGGGACCTTGGTTCGCTCCATGCGGCAGAACTGCTGCGCACTGTGCTGCTCGAGATCTTCCTCAAGATGACCGACGCCGCCAACGAAGAGCGGCGCCGCGCGCAAGAGCACCAGCAGCTTCTGATCTCTGAACTCAACCACCGCGTCCGGAACATCCTTAACCTGATCCGCGGCCTTGTTTCGACCTCGAAGAACGGTGCGAACACGCTGACCGAATTTACTGCGAGCCTCGATGGTCGCATCCAGTCTCTCGCCCGCGCGCACGACCAGCTGACCAAGGAAAAGTGGGAGCCGTCGTCGCTCAAATCCTTGATCCGTATGGAATTCGAAGCTTACGCGATGGACAAAAACGTCCGCGTAAAGATCGAAGGCCCGGATGTGATGCTGGCGCCGACCGCCTACACCACTATGGCGCTCGTCCTGCACGAAATGGCTACCAATTCGCTGAAATACGGCGCACTGTGTGACCAGAGCGGACGCATCGAAATCGACCTGTCGATTGACCGCAGCGGCGGTCTTCTGATCGATTGGAAAGAAAAGAACGGCCCGCCTGTCGCCCCGCCGACACGTCGTGGTTTCGGTTCGACTATCATCGAACGATCCATCCCGCACGAACTGCGTGGCGATGCCGAAATACACTACCGCGTCACGGGCGTCGTCGCCAATTTCCGCGTCCCGCCGTCGTACATCAACAGCATCATCGAGGTCGAAAACGAAGTGAGCACCACAGACGTTGCAAGCGCCGACAAGTCCGGCTTCAACCTCGGCGGCACCGCTCTGGTTCTCGAAGACGCTCTGATCATCGCAATGGATGCTGCGGCCATTCTGGAAAGCGCCGGTGCAAGCAAAGTTGTCATCGCTTCGTCGGTTCAGCAAGCGCTCGAAGAGATCGAGCGTCACCAGATCGACTTCGCGCTACTGGACGTGAACCTCGGCAGCGAACAGTCCGTTCCGGTCGCCGAACTGCTCTACGAGCGTGGAACTCCTTTCGTGGTTGCAACGGGTTACGGCGAAACCGAGGAAATCCAGGCGAGCTATCCGCCCTGCAAAATCGTGCAGAAACCGTTCAGCAGTGACTCGCTAATGGCGGCCTTCAAAGCGGCGCATAATAAATAA
- a CDS encoding heme oxygenase-like domain-containing protein yields MNSPLHESAQQVLASGVNSPASPVNSASKDQSFRFTLRTASRAHHDQAEATFQPFRDAPAENLDWFLTAQLLGFCSLREQRAGEACEAMDQAIDALMQDCKDRPLNRPLPIAPRKLHPLAVDYIFYGSRLGTKVLARQLTEAGITPLPAYFEMADQGGWAACCARLEMVDRNSRLADKLIDDVGAGFAIFQAAAGQATELLKAQA; encoded by the coding sequence ATGAACTCCCCGCTGCACGAGTCCGCGCAGCAAGTGCTTGCCAGTGGCGTGAACTCACCTGCATCACCGGTTAACTCCGCGTCGAAGGACCAGTCCTTCCGCTTCACCCTGCGTACCGCTTCGCGTGCCCACCACGATCAGGCCGAAGCGACGTTCCAGCCATTTCGTGATGCCCCGGCAGAAAACCTCGATTGGTTCCTGACTGCCCAGTTGCTTGGCTTTTGTTCCCTTCGCGAGCAGCGTGCCGGAGAGGCATGCGAAGCGATGGACCAAGCGATCGACGCCCTGATGCAGGACTGCAAAGATCGGCCGCTGAACCGCCCCCTCCCCATTGCGCCGCGCAAGCTGCACCCGCTTGCCGTTGACTACATTTTTTACGGCTCGCGCCTCGGCACCAAAGTCCTAGCGCGCCAACTGACAGAGGCAGGTATCACCCCCCTGCCCGCCTATTTCGAAATGGCCGATCAAGGGGGCTGGGCTGCTTGCTGCGCTCGCCTAGAGATGGTTGACCGCAACTCGAGATTGGCCGACAAACTCATCGACGATGTCGGTGCCGGATTTGCCATCTTTCAGGCGGCTGCGGGACAGGCGACCGAACTTCTAAAGGCCCAAGCATGA
- the treY gene encoding malto-oligosyltrehalose synthase, with the protein MNAPLRPLSATYRIQLRNGVTFDMIRQSLDYFADLGISHLYLSPVFTAHGGSTHGYDVTDPAQIDPTIGGEEGLVELSKAAQENGMSIILDIVPNHTAFTLENKWLWDVLKRGEQSEYYMHFDIARDQRLVIPFLPAPFDTMVDDGKVSLKKDGDEVVMAVDVGGLDPMCVPIAEGTAPDNLGLSPDEIRAVHDQQMWQLRLWERERDMVTHRRFFNVTSLIGMRVEDPEVFHAMHELPLRLVKDGIVHGLRVDHIDGLADPIGYLNDLRAAAGDTCPIWIEKILTGDEPLPTDWPVQGTTGYEAARQIVRLLTPPEGLAKLDFAWREATGITDDFDAMLAGCKMEVITQDLAAELGQLIELAAAACSSLPSEPGYETLREAVLALLSAFPRYRTYRAGTGSVTGEKRLWTAVIEEASDGLRTDDIARQMGQMLTNPSTADETAFSQRFEQVTGALLAKSQEDTAFFRYNRYLAANEVGSEPDHTTIDVETLNDWLMDRQTNWPKAITLTSTHDTKRAEDARMRLVACSHLPDEFLALVDHEMAQMPDGVSANDAWYVVQYALAIWETDREDLADRLEEHMRKALREAKVITNWPYPNDEAEKPVFDAARGIIARWHDELPEQAQRLIAKAETLSLIQVALKMLMPGIPDIYQGSEKGNYHLTDPDNREVVDFAAMQHSITLDGFAGKKAQLITALTRLRHEHAEFFSAASVDLTATDTGLQLKRSIDGIEVCFDFNPLQSADTDIPQGAENLVETTDLPFAIYLVRQLAADMSAA; encoded by the coding sequence ATGAACGCCCCTCTCCGCCCGCTTTCGGCGACCTATCGCATCCAGCTTCGCAACGGAGTGACGTTTGATATGATCCGGCAGTCGCTCGATTACTTTGCGGATCTGGGCATCTCGCACCTCTATCTATCGCCCGTTTTCACCGCGCATGGAGGCTCGACCCACGGCTATGACGTCACCGATCCGGCACAAATCGACCCGACAATTGGCGGCGAAGAGGGTCTGGTTGAGCTGTCGAAAGCCGCTCAGGAAAATGGGATGTCGATCATTCTCGACATCGTGCCGAACCACACGGCGTTCACGCTGGAAAACAAGTGGCTCTGGGACGTGCTGAAGCGTGGTGAGCAATCCGAATACTACATGCACTTTGACATCGCCCGCGATCAGCGGCTGGTGATCCCGTTCCTGCCCGCCCCGTTCGACACGATGGTGGATGATGGCAAGGTGTCGCTGAAGAAAGACGGCGATGAGGTCGTCATGGCAGTCGACGTCGGAGGACTCGACCCGATGTGCGTACCGATTGCCGAAGGTACCGCGCCTGATAATCTCGGCCTATCGCCAGATGAAATCCGCGCCGTGCATGACCAGCAGATGTGGCAACTCCGTCTATGGGAACGCGAGCGCGACATGGTCACGCACCGCCGTTTCTTCAACGTGACGTCGCTGATCGGAATGCGCGTCGAAGACCCCGAGGTGTTTCACGCGATGCACGAGCTGCCGCTGCGCTTGGTGAAAGATGGCATTGTACACGGCCTGCGCGTCGACCACATCGACGGCCTCGCTGATCCGATCGGCTATCTGAACGACCTGCGCGCTGCAGCTGGCGATACCTGCCCGATCTGGATTGAAAAGATCCTCACCGGCGACGAGCCCCTGCCGACCGATTGGCCGGTTCAGGGCACCACGGGCTATGAGGCCGCGCGCCAGATCGTGCGCCTCCTGACCCCTCCCGAAGGTCTGGCGAAGCTCGACTTCGCTTGGCGCGAGGCGACCGGCATCACCGACGATTTCGATGCGATGCTGGCAGGCTGCAAAATGGAAGTCATCACGCAGGACCTCGCTGCCGAGCTGGGCCAGCTGATTGAACTGGCCGCCGCCGCCTGTAGTTCCCTGCCGAGCGAGCCGGGGTATGAAACCCTGCGCGAAGCCGTCCTTGCCCTGCTCTCCGCCTTCCCGCGCTATCGCACTTACCGTGCGGGAACGGGTTCAGTGACGGGAGAAAAGCGCCTTTGGACGGCCGTGATCGAGGAAGCCTCCGATGGCCTCCGCACTGACGATATCGCGCGCCAGATGGGCCAGATGCTCACCAATCCATCCACCGCGGATGAAACCGCGTTCAGCCAGCGTTTCGAGCAGGTGACAGGTGCGCTGTTGGCCAAATCACAGGAAGATACCGCGTTTTTCCGCTACAACCGTTACCTTGCCGCGAACGAGGTCGGGTCGGAGCCGGATCACACCACCATCGACGTCGAAACGCTGAACGACTGGCTCATGGATCGCCAAACGAACTGGCCCAAAGCGATCACGCTCACCTCGACCCACGATACCAAACGCGCCGAGGATGCGCGGATGCGCCTCGTGGCGTGCAGCCACCTTCCGGATGAATTCCTCGCGCTCGTCGATCACGAAATGGCCCAGATGCCCGATGGCGTTTCGGCCAATGACGCGTGGTATGTGGTGCAATATGCCCTCGCCATCTGGGAAACCGACCGTGAAGACCTCGCTGACCGCCTTGAAGAGCACATGCGTAAGGCCCTGCGCGAGGCGAAGGTCATCACCAACTGGCCCTACCCCAATGACGAGGCAGAAAAACCTGTCTTCGACGCCGCACGCGGCATCATCGCCCGCTGGCATGACGAGCTGCCCGAGCAGGCCCAGCGCTTGATCGCGAAGGCAGAAACGCTCTCGCTTATTCAGGTAGCTCTCAAAATGCTGATGCCGGGCATTCCCGACATCTATCAGGGCAGCGAAAAGGGCAACTATCACCTCACCGACCCTGACAACCGCGAGGTCGTGGACTTTGCCGCAATGCAGCATTCCATCACCCTCGACGGCTTTGCAGGTAAGAAAGCACAGCTGATTACCGCCCTTACCCGCCTGCGTCACGAACACGCCGAATTTTTCAGCGCTGCTTCGGTCGATCTGACCGCGACAGACACCGGATTGCAGCTGAAGCGCTCAATTGACGGCATCGAAGTCTGCTTTGATTTCAACCCGCTACAATCTGCCGATACTGACATTCCGCAAGGTGCTGAAAACTTGGTCGAAACCACTGATTTGCCCTTCGCGATCTACCTCGTCAGGCAACTTGCCGCCGATATGTCGGCAGCTTGA
- the treZ gene encoding malto-oligosyltrehalose trehalohydrolase, with amino-acid sequence MTRIDRPFEPSDLQFQWGATKVSDGRWRFAIWAPAAQTVELVLNGSAHPTTSSNGWYWAEIPAEVGDTYTFRINGNDRPDPAARFQSGDVHDSSVVTEVTPPPAWDGMSMEDLVIYELHVGTFTKEGTFKAATAELERLAALGFTAIELMPLSQFEGHRGWGYDGVLIGAPHNAYGTPDDLVALVSKAHELGISVILDLVMNHFGPSGNYIGEYCPEFFHQTDTPWGAGIDFSRDEVRHYFGDIAIRWLEDYGFDGLRLDAVHQISEEGHRPFLISLIDAIRAKDWGRPIHMITEDERNLPHLRDAGYDAEWNDDYHHTVHCTLTGEDFAYYEPFAHDPIGDLKLALERGQVNEGQKRPAGEPMGASAGHLPWSAFVNSNQTHDQIGNRAGGERLIALSNDTAARVLHTLLLCSPFTPMLFMGEEVGSTAPFNFFVDFEGDLAKGCREGRARELASIGHDASKMSDPTDPETAAASYPFRPEDTPHRADWEQLTKDLLAFRKEKIVPILKSGEKGLTDADLLGEEGIYVAWPFKGGQICIALRLQPQNPELRGKAGPFPDHMLHSPDFSVGDLTTDPYAIAVKVIS; translated from the coding sequence ATGACGCGCATCGATCGCCCGTTCGAGCCGAGTGATCTTCAATTCCAATGGGGAGCGACCAAGGTCAGCGACGGCCGTTGGCGGTTCGCCATCTGGGCGCCCGCTGCACAAACAGTCGAATTGGTTCTGAACGGCAGCGCCCACCCGACCACGTCCTCGAACGGTTGGTACTGGGCCGAAATCCCTGCCGAAGTCGGCGACACCTACACATTCCGCATCAACGGCAACGACCGCCCCGACCCCGCCGCACGGTTCCAGTCCGGTGATGTGCACGATTCGTCGGTTGTGACCGAAGTAACGCCGCCACCTGCGTGGGATGGCATGTCGATGGAAGACCTCGTCATTTACGAGCTTCACGTCGGCACCTTCACAAAGGAAGGTACGTTCAAAGCCGCAACCGCAGAACTAGAACGCCTCGCCGCACTGGGTTTCACGGCAATCGAACTCATGCCGCTGTCGCAATTCGAAGGTCATCGCGGCTGGGGTTATGACGGCGTACTTATCGGCGCGCCGCACAACGCCTATGGCACGCCTGATGACCTCGTCGCGCTCGTCAGCAAGGCGCATGAACTTGGCATTTCTGTCATCCTCGACCTTGTGATGAACCACTTCGGCCCCTCGGGAAACTACATCGGCGAATATTGCCCCGAGTTCTTCCACCAGACCGACACGCCCTGGGGCGCTGGCATCGACTTTTCCCGCGATGAAGTGCGCCACTATTTTGGTGACATCGCGATCCGCTGGCTGGAAGATTACGGCTTCGACGGCCTTCGCCTCGATGCCGTCCACCAGATCAGCGAGGAAGGCCACCGCCCGTTCCTGATCTCGCTGATCGACGCGATCCGCGCCAAGGATTGGGGCCGCCCGATCCACATGATCACCGAGGACGAGCGCAACCTGCCGCATCTGCGCGATGCAGGCTATGATGCGGAGTGGAACGACGACTACCACCACACCGTACACTGCACGCTGACGGGCGAGGATTTCGCCTATTATGAACCATTCGCCCATGATCCTATCGGTGATCTGAAACTGGCGCTTGAACGCGGTCAGGTCAACGAGGGCCAAAAACGCCCTGCTGGCGAACCGATGGGCGCGTCCGCCGGTCACCTGCCATGGAGCGCCTTCGTCAACTCCAACCAGACCCACGACCAGATCGGCAACCGCGCGGGCGGTGAACGCCTGATTGCGCTGAGCAACGACACCGCCGCGCGCGTTCTACACACGCTGCTGCTCTGCTCGCCCTTCACGCCGATGCTTTTCATGGGCGAGGAAGTCGGCTCAACCGCGCCGTTCAACTTCTTCGTCGATTTCGAAGGTGACCTTGCCAAAGGCTGCCGCGAAGGGCGCGCGCGCGAACTGGCCAGCATCGGACACGACGCCAGCAAGATGAGCGATCCGACCGATCCTGAAACCGCTGCCGCATCCTATCCGTTCCGGCCAGAAGACACGCCGCATCGCGCAGACTGGGAGCAGCTGACTAAGGACCTGCTGGCGTTTCGCAAAGAGAAGATCGTGCCCATCCTCAAGTCTGGCGAAAAGGGCCTGACTGATGCCGACCTACTCGGCGAGGAAGGCATCTACGTCGCGTGGCCGTTCAAGGGCGGGCAGATTTGCATCGCGCTTCGCCTCCAGCCCCAAAACCCCGAGCTTCGCGGCAAGGCAGGCCCCTTCCCTGACCACATGCTCCACTCCCCCGATTTCTCGGTCGGCGACCTGACGACCGACCCCTATGCCATTGCAGTAAAGGTGATTTCATGA
- a CDS encoding response regulator, with translation MDARIAGLLESDAGRVLIVEDEAIIALDLKFIVEDMGLDVMGPAPSVDGGLSAMAESLPTLAILDVNVRGGEVFALADVLQKANVPIIFHSAHATEDELSSRYPGMIFCPKPTVPYQIEDSIVSVLAA, from the coding sequence ATGGATGCGAGAATAGCAGGTTTACTAGAGTCCGATGCAGGTCGGGTTCTTATCGTAGAAGACGAGGCGATCATCGCTCTCGATCTGAAATTCATAGTCGAAGACATGGGCCTGGACGTGATGGGCCCTGCACCGAGCGTAGACGGCGGTCTCAGCGCCATGGCCGAAAGCCTGCCGACGCTGGCGATCCTCGATGTGAATGTACGCGGCGGCGAAGTATTCGCGCTGGCCGATGTACTGCAAAAAGCGAACGTGCCGATCATCTTCCACTCGGCTCACGCCACTGAGGACGAACTTTCCAGCCGTTATCCGGGCATGATTTTCTGCCCGAAACCGACTGTACCCTATCAAATCGAGGACTCGATCGTTTCGGTCCTAGCTGCCTGA